From Candidatus Woesearchaeota archaeon, one genomic window encodes:
- a CDS encoding DNA-directed RNA polymerase subunit L: protein MEIKVLEENKNKLMIEISGEGHTLSNALREELQNDKSVKIAGYNIRHPMVGKPKFIVETEGRETAREALEEAAKRLKKEADKFRNAVDKELK from the coding sequence ATGGAAATAAAAGTTCTTGAAGAGAATAAAAACAAATTAATGATCGAGATTTCTGGAGAAGGCCATACGCTTTCAAATGCCCTTAGGGAAGAGCTGCAGAATGATAAAAGCGTGAAGATAGCAGGATATAACATAAGGCACCCTATGGTCGGAAAACCGAAGTTTATTGTCGAGACTGAAGGAAGAGAAACTGCAAGGGAAGCACTAGAGGAAGCTGCCAAAAGGTTGAAGAAAGAAGCGGATAAATTCAGGAATGCTGTTGATAAAGAATTAAAGTGA
- a CDS encoding METTL5 family protein, giving the protein MEVRSKSGLAIVLSKLEGFKQPKVMVEQYATDSEVAAEFLWFSAMKGDLKQKVSVDLGCGTGILGIGALLLGAKKVYFVDSDAESVGIAQKNLKNAAKMAKSESSLSGRAVFLRQDIADFNDRVDVVFENPPFGTKERHADRVFLEKAMELAPVVYSLHKSESKGFVDALARDHGFRVTNVLDFEMPLKATMKMHEKRIYRVKVSLFRLEKQKI; this is encoded by the coding sequence ATGGAAGTAAGATCGAAATCAGGGCTGGCAATAGTGCTTTCCAAGCTTGAGGGCTTTAAACAGCCGAAAGTGATGGTTGAACAGTATGCCACAGACAGCGAGGTTGCAGCTGAATTCCTGTGGTTTTCAGCTATGAAAGGGGATTTAAAGCAGAAAGTGAGTGTTGATCTGGGCTGTGGAACAGGTATTTTGGGCATTGGCGCCTTGCTGCTGGGGGCCAAAAAGGTGTATTTTGTGGACTCTGATGCTGAAAGTGTGGGAATTGCTCAAAAAAACCTTAAAAATGCGGCAAAAATGGCTAAAAGTGAGAGTTCGCTGAGTGGCAGAGCGGTCTTTTTGCGCCAGGATATTGCGGATTTTAATGATAGAGTGGATGTGGTGTTTGAAAACCCGCCTTTTGGAACAAAAGAGAGGCATGCAGACAGGGTTTTTTTGGAGAAAGCTATGGAATTGGCTCCTGTTGTATATTCTTTGCATAAAAGTGAGAGCAAAGGCTTTGTAGATGCCCTTGCAAGGGATCATGGCTTCAGGGTTACGAATGTGCTTGATTTCGAGATGCCACTGAAAGCTACCATGAAAATGCATGAAAAGAGGATCTACAGGGTAAAAGTGAGCTTGTTCAGGCTGGAAAAGCAAAAAATCTAA
- a CDS encoding HTH domain-containing protein, whose amino-acid sequence MFEKRELLLDMDKKLKAAFKSIKEEFEDHLESINDNTNEIQSNYEYICKLDSRMDKVEEKLEEFALFLKQLSKENKEISQKIEFKITPLTEKEKEVFLALYILEEATPVSYKALAQKLAISEALVQNYTGNLIEKGIPIIKKYMNNETFLKLNLDFRQLQTKENIVGINTEISKIMVKTMDKNSVENI is encoded by the coding sequence GTGTTTGAAAAGAGGGAATTATTGTTAGATATGGACAAGAAGCTGAAAGCAGCTTTTAAGTCGATAAAAGAAGAGTTTGAAGATCACCTTGAATCCATAAACGACAACACAAACGAAATACAGTCCAATTACGAGTACATCTGCAAGCTCGATTCTCGCATGGACAAGGTTGAAGAAAAGCTTGAAGAATTTGCTCTTTTCTTAAAACAATTAAGCAAGGAAAACAAGGAGATTTCCCAGAAAATAGAGTTCAAAATAACGCCTCTTACAGAAAAAGAGAAAGAAGTGTTCCTGGCGTTATATATATTGGAAGAAGCCACTCCGGTAAGCTATAAGGCGCTTGCCCAAAAACTCGCAATTTCAGAAGCTTTAGTCCAAAATTACACCGGCAATCTGATCGAAAAAGGCATACCGATTATTAAGAAATACATGAACAATGAAACATTCCTTAAGCTGAATCTGGATTTCAGGCAGCTTCAGACAAAAGAAAACATTGTTGGCATAAACACAGAAATTTCAAAAATTATGGTAAAAACTATGGATAAAAATTCTGTTGAAAACATTTAA